CAGGGATTTCATGGGAATAGCGACGATGATACTGATCACTCTGCCCCAGATGATAGCCCCCATCTATGCACTCATCCCTGACCCTGGCTAAATGGGGCTCTCATCGTGGCCGGAGCTCAGGAACAGGAGGCAATACCATGAAATCCCCAGCTCATTGAGCAGACTATCTGCTGCACCCAATTTGGACTACTCCTTCCTGTAGGACCTGGAAACACCCAGGTCCTTCAAAAAACCTAGGGTTTGCGGAACCTCTGGATCGCGATATCCGTGTCTATGCTACCCCGGGGAATTGTGGTATACTACCAATGGTCTGCTTAAGGCCAAATACACACGCCCTCTGACTTCAGCGGTGGTGCCCTGGTGGGTCCCTCTGAGGATGAAGAGGGCGGAGGACAAACCGAATGGAGGTAGTGCTATGGCCGTTGTAACAATGAAGCAGCTCCTTGAGGCCGGGGTCCACTTCGGCCACCAGACGAGGCGCTGGAACCCCAAGATGCGCCAGTACATCTTCACCGAGAGGAACGGCATCTACATCATTGACCTGCAGAAGACCGTCAAGCTGGTGGATCAGGCCTACTCCTTCGTCCGGGACCTGGCGTTCCAGGGTGGGCGCCTCATGTTCATCGGCACGAAGAAGCAGGCGCAGGAATCCATTGCAGAGGAGGCCGCCAGGTGCGGCCAGTTCTTCGTGAACGAGCGCTGGCTGGGCGGTATGCTCACCAACTTCCAGACAATAAAGGGTCGCGTCCAGCGCCTGGTTGAGTTGGATGACTTCCTGGATCGTGACAAGAGCGGTGGCCTGCCCAAGAAGGAACTGGCCTCCCTGGGCCGGGAGAGGGCGAAACTGGCCAAGTACTTCTCGGGCATCAAGGGCATGAAGGACTTGCCCGACGCCGTCTTCGTGGTGGACCCCAGGAAAGAGAAGATTGCTGTGGCTGAGGCCCGGCGGCTCAAGATACCCATAATTGGAATTGTCGACACCAACTGTGACCCCGACGAGATAGACTACATCATCCCGGGCAATGACGATGCGATTCGTGCAGTGCGCCTCCTCAGCGCCAAGATGGCCGAGGCCGTGCTGGAAGGCAGGCAGGGAGTGCAGGTCGCCCAGGAGTAGCGGTATAGGAGGGACCAATTTCGATGGTAGACGCCAAGGCCGTCAAGGAATTGAGGGAGTTGTCCGGCGCTGGCATGATGGACTGCAAGAAGGCCTTGATCGAAACGGATGGTGACATGGCCAAGGCCGTGGAGTTCCTCAGAGAGAAGGGCCTCGCCCTAGCCGCGAAGAAGAGCGGCCGTAAGGCCCAGGAGGGCGTTGTTGAAGCCTACGTCCACGGAGGGGGGCGCATAGGGGTCCTGGTTGAGGTGAATTGCGAGACTGACTTCGTTGCCAGGACACCCGAGTTCAAGGAGCTCGCCCACGAGCTGGCCATGCAGGTGGCTGCCATGAACCCCAGCTATCTTGCCAGGGAGGATATTCCCCAGGAAGTCGTTGACAAGGAGAGAAGCATCCTGGTCGCCCAGGCCAGGGAAGAGGGCAAACCCGACAAGATCCTGGACAAAGTGGTGGAGGGACGGCTGGAGAAGTTCTTCGAGCAGGCCTGCCTTCTAGAGCAGCCCTACATGAGAGATGGGAGCAAGACTGTCCAGGCGCTAGTTAATGAGAGCATAGCACAGCTGGGAGAGAACATCATGGTGAGGCGGTTTGTGCGTTTCGAGACAGGCCAGGCAGACTGACCGTAAAGGATTTACCCCCGTATCGTAGAATGGTTTCCCGCGAACCAAAGGAAACAAGGGGGGTAGCTCTTGAACCCATCTCCGGTGGAACGCCCGAGGTTCAGGCGGATCATCCTGAAGATATCGGGGGAGGCCCTCTCGGGCTCCCGAGGCTACGGGATAAGCCCAGAGACCGTGTCGAAGATAGCCTGCCAGGTTAAGGAAATAGCGGCTCTGGGGGTTCAGGCGGGCATTGTGGTTGGGGGCGGCAACATATGGAGGGGTGCTGTGGGAAGCGCCAAGGGGATGGACAGGGCCACCGCTGACTACATGGGCATGCTCGCTACCGTGATCAATTCCATGGCTCTTCAGGATGCCCTGGAGAAACAGGGCGTAGACACAAGGCTGCAGACGGCCATAGAGATGAAAGAGATCGCTGAGCCCTACATACGGCGGCGAGCCATAAGGCACCTTGAGAAGGGACGCGTGGTGATCTTCGCTGCGGGAACGGGTAACCCATACTTCTCCACCGACACTACCGCAGCGCTCAGGGCTGCGGAGATAGAGGCTGAGGTAATCCTCATGGCCAAGAGGGGCACCGACGGCATCTACGATTCTGATCCCAACCTTAACCCTCAGGCTCGTCGTTTCCAGGAGCTAGAGTACCTTGACATCCTGAACATGGGCCTTACCGTTATGGATTCCACAGCCACTTCCCTGTGCATGGACAACGGGATACCCTTGATCGTTTTCGACCTTGACGTCGAGGGCAATATCCGCAGGGCGGTCATGGGCGAGGCCATCGGCACCTTTGTGGGGGGGGATCTGTATGATAAGGGAGATCCTTGAGGACGTCGAGGAGAGGATGAAGAAGACGGTGGAGATATTCCGGAAGGACCTCGCGAGCACGAGGGCTGGCCGGGCGTCTCCATCACTTCTGGACAAGGTGTCAGTGGACTACTATGGGGAGATGCTCCCGGTGACCCAGGTTGCCACGATATCCGTTCCCGAGCCGAGACTCCTGGTGATCC
Above is a window of Bacillota bacterium DNA encoding:
- the tsf gene encoding translation elongation factor Ts → MVDAKAVKELRELSGAGMMDCKKALIETDGDMAKAVEFLREKGLALAAKKSGRKAQEGVVEAYVHGGGRIGVLVEVNCETDFVARTPEFKELAHELAMQVAAMNPSYLAREDIPQEVVDKERSILVAQAREEGKPDKILDKVVEGRLEKFFEQACLLEQPYMRDGSKTVQALVNESIAQLGENIMVRRFVRFETGQAD
- the rpsB gene encoding 30S ribosomal protein S2 encodes the protein MAVVTMKQLLEAGVHFGHQTRRWNPKMRQYIFTERNGIYIIDLQKTVKLVDQAYSFVRDLAFQGGRLMFIGTKKQAQESIAEEAARCGQFFVNERWLGGMLTNFQTIKGRVQRLVELDDFLDRDKSGGLPKKELASLGRERAKLAKYFSGIKGMKDLPDAVFVVDPRKEKIAVAEARRLKIPIIGIVDTNCDPDEIDYIIPGNDDAIRAVRLLSAKMAEAVLEGRQGVQVAQE
- the pyrH gene encoding UMP kinase, producing MERPRFRRIILKISGEALSGSRGYGISPETVSKIACQVKEIAALGVQAGIVVGGGNIWRGAVGSAKGMDRATADYMGMLATVINSMALQDALEKQGVDTRLQTAIEMKEIAEPYIRRRAIRHLEKGRVVIFAAGTGNPYFSTDTTAALRAAEIEAEVILMAKRGTDGIYDSDPNLNPQARRFQELEYLDILNMGLTVMDSTATSLCMDNGIPLIVFDLDVEGNIRRAVMGEAIGTFVGGDLYDKGDP